The Apium graveolens cultivar Ventura chromosome 11, ASM990537v1, whole genome shotgun sequence genome has a window encoding:
- the LOC141696195 gene encoding zinc finger A20 and AN1 domain-containing stress-associated protein 5-like, whose product MSHNEETEFKAVPETNLTPCINCCVTGAKLSEKTGSPVSINALQAVFKSDLFEVKKENEKEMIAVVKREVNRCSGCRRKVGLTGFQCRCGKLLCSEHRYSDRHECSYDYKAAGREAITRENPVVKAAKIVRI is encoded by the coding sequence ATGTCGCACAACGAAGAAACGGAATTTAAAGCCGTACCTGAAACAAATTTAACTCCCTGTATTAACTGCTGCGTTACTGGAGCTAAATTATCCGAAAAAACTGGTAGTCCGGTATCGATCAACGCCTTGCAGGCGGTGTTTAAGTCTGATCTTTTTGaggttaagaaggaaaatgaaaagGAAATGATCGCGGTGGTGAAACGAGAGGTGAATCGGTGCTCAGGTTGTAGGAGAAAGGTTGGATTGACAGGGTTTCAGTGCCGGTGTGGAAAGCTTTTGTGTTCTGAACACCGGTATTCTGATAGGCATGAGTGTAGTTATGATTATAAAGCAGCTGGTAGAGAAGCAATCACTAGAGAGAATCCTGTTGTTAAAGCTGCTAAGATTGTCAGAATATGA
- the LOC141696196 gene encoding glutathione S-transferase T3-like, whose amino-acid sequence MLKIHNFSYGSNFSHPNLGNQQTATNNQNSPYSQNSFFDTTNIIYLNDDVNELDDPRGGATQWTWTEDKLLISAWLNVSIDPLIGADKKGAQQYGACYEEVVRKIGSGTNLENKIAAAHDFHKNKYNKKSNFEKHWNDLKRHPKWRQPKKTSIGTNSGSAKKTKLSDSRNYSSSMNETPTDENVVESPVRPNGTKAAKRKGKGKAEFNNLKKK is encoded by the exons ATGCTCAAAATTCACAATTTTTCATACGGTTCAAATTTTTCACATCCAAATTTAGGAAATCAACAAACCGCAACCAATAATCAAAATTCTCCATACTCACAAAATTCTTTTTTTGATACTACGAATATTATTTATCTAAACGATGACGTCAATGAGTTGGATGACCCACGAGGAGGTGCAACCCAGTGGACTTGGACTGAAGATAAACTCTTAATTAGCGCATGGTTGAATGTGTCGATTGATCCCTTGATTGGGGCAGATAAAAAAG GGGCTCAGCAATATGGAGCGTGTTATGAGGAAGTTGTCCGAAAAATAGGGAGTGGTACAAATTTGGAAAACAAAATTGCGGCAGCTCAtgattttcataaaaataaatacaatAAGAAGTCTAATTTTGAAAAGCATTGGAATGATCTAAAGAGACATCCTAAGTGGAGACAACCTAAAAAGACAAGCATTGGAACAAATAGTGGAAGTGCAAAGAAAACTAAATTAAGTGATTCTAGGAACTACTCATCATCGATGAATGAAACACCAACAGATGAGAATGTTGTTGAATCACCCGTTCGTCCTAATGGTACAAAAGCAGCTAAGAGGAAGGGGAAAGGAAAGGCAGAGTTTAATAATCTTAAGAAAAAATAG